A single window of Granulicella mallensis MP5ACTX8 DNA harbors:
- a CDS encoding TonB-dependent receptor: MRFMKLLSLALMMLVLCAGSAYAQFETASIVGRVSDSTGALLVGAKVTVTNVDTNVAISRMTDKAGEYVVPALQAGVYRVVASMDGFNEAITENVHLSVGTNQSVNLSLAIGDKQTVTVESNQLVLETETSQRQQIVTTDEIDALPLQNMDYSDLVLLSTGVTQDAAGQDLGTSSVVREGSYNINGQRSTYNNYLLDGMDNNAHGTSNQGFSNQVINPSQYDISQFSIVTTLPAAEYGRSAGGTINVVFKHGGNKLHGMVYESLRNTIADANGYFKATSNSGALNRTTLIRNQFGGNISGPIVRDKFFFFADYEGLRQVRQVVNQSNIFKESDHQLIASPNATANTTTVLNPFTGATYAADRPLPRSVLSPIALAILDSFPLPNNNGAGTTSISSNWSSLQRFVNSYDKEDIRIDAQWTPRMSTFARVSQSKEHDLDGPILPGPISGGNGYFRTINQQAALGLTRQIGATQLLEARLGASYTKGGKQPYTLDDPRTFGVQGLPNDPLVGGGLTSLGLSGYSAIGRQSTNPQWQYPFFLNPKVSYSWLFGRHNFKTGYEFTYLRQIVQDVNPIDGDMEFQSSFTGYTISDFLFGVPNEIDLTNFFVAHIRQGGHSAFVQDDWKILPNLTLNLGVRYEYASHFYEKDGRLTNFDPVNTPITGQMIRASSSGSAYQKQLVDPDLNDFMPRIGFALSPTKSLVFHGGYGIGYVHYTRSGEADNLSINGPQVNAAVYNQVPPYFKTANVKTTPTFFTLDQGYPKGMADPANFNLATSTVKWIPRNYRDPYVQSWYLGFQAAIGKNRVVDIAYVGNRGVKLQEIGTYNQRNPALGTDPITGYFKRPYSNIGDVTETFNGGMSNYNGLQAHVEQKNFHGLWLLDSFTWSRDFGNVGDSLTASRGFSGSPQDYYNLHNDYGPLQYDTPIINITALVWALPVGRGQMLLGHAGGILNAVLGGWKLSAENQFHSGPALTPNFTPSGFQELTNSGGIQNRPFFAVATTPTAANPNSDPGGLPLGSSLRKYAIKRLHIPGHPEEAFCDSVYDNPAQAAYSGCTLGFATTNPLPKPTPASGNADWSGTSADPRGQVPNGLLRGDSFDQLDAGINKTFVLPWDMHLEFRGQFYNVLNKTNFTPPGMTCCSTSFGRITSTYGPGRIAQIQARLLF; the protein is encoded by the coding sequence ATGCGATTCATGAAACTGCTCTCCCTGGCACTGATGATGCTCGTTCTATGCGCCGGAAGTGCCTATGCCCAGTTTGAGACGGCTTCGATCGTCGGAAGAGTTTCGGACTCCACTGGCGCCTTGCTGGTCGGGGCGAAGGTGACAGTGACCAATGTGGATACCAACGTAGCCATCAGCCGCATGACGGACAAGGCAGGTGAATACGTGGTGCCTGCCCTGCAGGCAGGCGTCTATCGCGTAGTAGCCAGCATGGATGGCTTCAATGAAGCCATCACCGAGAACGTTCATCTCTCGGTCGGCACAAATCAGAGCGTCAATCTGTCGCTGGCTATCGGTGACAAGCAGACGGTAACGGTGGAATCGAACCAGTTGGTGCTCGAAACCGAGACCAGCCAGAGACAGCAGATCGTCACCACCGATGAGATCGATGCTCTTCCGTTGCAAAACATGGATTACAGCGATCTGGTTCTGCTTTCCACCGGCGTGACACAGGATGCCGCCGGTCAGGATCTGGGTACCAGCAGCGTGGTGCGTGAAGGTTCCTACAACATCAACGGCCAGCGGTCGACTTACAACAATTACCTGCTGGACGGTATGGATAACAACGCGCACGGGACATCCAACCAGGGCTTCTCTAATCAGGTCATCAATCCCTCGCAATACGACATCTCACAGTTTTCTATCGTGACCACGCTGCCGGCCGCCGAGTATGGCCGCTCTGCTGGAGGCACGATCAACGTGGTGTTCAAGCATGGCGGCAATAAGTTGCACGGCATGGTGTATGAATCTCTTCGTAACACCATTGCCGATGCGAATGGTTACTTCAAGGCGACCAGCAACTCCGGTGCCCTGAATAGAACCACCTTGATCCGCAACCAGTTCGGCGGCAACATCAGTGGCCCCATTGTGCGGGATAAGTTCTTCTTCTTTGCCGATTACGAAGGTCTGCGCCAGGTACGTCAGGTGGTGAACCAATCCAACATCTTCAAGGAGAGCGATCACCAGCTGATCGCCTCGCCGAACGCGACAGCGAACACCACCACGGTATTGAATCCCTTCACGGGCGCAACCTATGCGGCGGATCGTCCTCTGCCGCGCTCCGTGCTCTCTCCCATTGCGTTGGCTATTCTGGACTCGTTCCCACTGCCGAATAACAACGGTGCAGGTACCACATCCATCTCCAGCAACTGGTCATCGCTGCAACGTTTCGTCAACAGCTACGACAAGGAAGATATCCGCATCGACGCGCAGTGGACGCCGCGCATGTCTACCTTCGCGCGTGTGAGCCAATCCAAGGAGCATGACCTGGACGGTCCGATTCTGCCGGGACCGATCTCGGGAGGTAATGGCTACTTTCGCACGATCAACCAGCAGGCCGCGCTGGGTCTGACTCGCCAGATCGGCGCCACGCAGTTGCTCGAGGCACGTCTTGGCGCTTCCTATACCAAAGGTGGCAAGCAGCCTTATACCCTTGACGACCCACGCACCTTTGGCGTGCAGGGACTTCCGAACGATCCGCTCGTAGGCGGTGGACTGACTTCTCTGGGGCTCAGCGGCTACAGCGCCATTGGACGACAGTCTACGAATCCACAGTGGCAGTATCCCTTCTTTCTAAACCCGAAGGTGAGTTACTCCTGGCTCTTTGGCCGTCATAACTTCAAGACCGGTTATGAGTTCACCTATCTGCGCCAGATCGTGCAGGACGTGAATCCGATCGACGGCGATATGGAGTTCCAGAGCTCTTTCACTGGCTACACCATCAGCGATTTCCTCTTCGGCGTACCGAATGAGATCGACCTGACAAACTTCTTTGTCGCTCACATCCGCCAGGGCGGTCACTCGGCCTTTGTGCAGGACGATTGGAAGATACTGCCAAACCTGACTCTGAACCTGGGCGTGCGTTACGAGTATGCGTCCCACTTCTATGAGAAGGACGGCCGTCTGACGAACTTCGATCCCGTCAATACTCCGATTACGGGTCAGATGATACGTGCAAGTTCTTCCGGTTCTGCCTATCAGAAGCAGCTTGTCGATCCCGATCTGAACGACTTTATGCCGCGTATCGGATTTGCTTTGTCACCGACTAAATCCCTTGTCTTCCACGGTGGCTATGGTATTGGGTATGTCCATTACACCCGCTCGGGTGAGGCAGACAATCTTTCCATCAACGGCCCGCAGGTGAACGCGGCTGTCTACAACCAGGTGCCCCCGTACTTCAAGACTGCCAACGTTAAAACCACGCCTACTTTCTTTACCCTGGATCAGGGTTACCCCAAGGGAATGGCCGATCCGGCAAACTTCAACCTGGCTACCTCCACGGTGAAGTGGATCCCGCGCAACTATCGTGATCCCTATGTTCAAAGCTGGTACCTGGGCTTCCAGGCTGCCATTGGCAAGAACCGTGTTGTCGATATCGCCTATGTGGGCAATCGCGGCGTAAAGCTGCAGGAGATAGGGACCTACAATCAGCGCAATCCAGCATTGGGGACCGATCCGATCACGGGCTACTTCAAGCGACCCTATAGCAACATCGGCGACGTGACGGAGACCTTCAACGGAGGCATGAGCAACTACAACGGTCTGCAAGCACACGTCGAGCAGAAGAACTTCCACGGACTGTGGCTCCTCGACTCCTTTACGTGGTCGCGTGACTTTGGCAACGTGGGAGATTCGCTTACCGCCTCACGAGGTTTCTCGGGCAGTCCTCAGGACTATTACAACCTGCATAACGACTATGGTCCGTTGCAGTACGATACGCCGATTATCAATATCACGGCCCTAGTCTGGGCGCTTCCCGTTGGCCGCGGCCAGATGCTGCTGGGACACGCTGGTGGGATACTGAACGCCGTGTTGGGCGGTTGGAAGCTTAGTGCTGAAAACCAGTTCCACTCCGGCCCTGCGTTGACGCCTAACTTCACTCCATCGGGGTTTCAGGAGTTGACCAACTCCGGCGGTATTCAGAACCGTCCATTCTTTGCCGTCGCAACCACTCCAACGGCAGCTAACCCCAATAGCGATCCAGGCGGCCTGCCTCTTGGTAGTTCGCTGCGCAAGTATGCCATCAAACGGCTGCACATTCCGGGGCACCCTGAGGAGGCATTCTGCGACTCGGTTTACGACAATCCTGCTCAGGCGGCGTATTCCGGTTGCACGCTGGGTTTTGCTACGACGAACCCACTTCCAAAGCCTACGCCTGCCTCAGGTAATGCCGATTGGTCTGGTACCAGTGCCGATCCTCGTGGGCAAGTGCCCAACGGCCTGTTGCGCGGAGACTCGTTCGATCAACTGGATGCAGGAATCAACAAGACTTTCGTCCTGCCATGGGACATGCACCTCGAATTCCGTGGACAGTTTTATAACGTCTTGAATAAGACCAACTTCACGCCCCCGGGCATGACTTGCTGCTCCACCTCCTTCGGGCGTATTACCAGCACGTATGGGCCGGGGCGTATCGCTCAGATCCAGGCTCGTCTGCTGTTCTAA
- a CDS encoding TetR/AcrR family transcriptional regulator: MPDSKNVVDPPEFPILRQKRALLTRQELLRSARAIFASSGFEHARIEDIASKAGKTRGAFYDNFKSKEDVFYAIFEENIDRDTAHLGPLLLSLPAESQRIEAFAEFLIELSKDRERILLDLEFKLYAIRHPRKLKRLADLYTRMCLSSSIPEIMQLLPQLGGNRATSQQSDSLAIGSLIDGLGLNHFFDPDVMDVGELARYMKLCLRKMLEKTPDTPPHEQGSKPVPRKRSPVNKEIKKKG, translated from the coding sequence ATGCCCGATTCAAAAAATGTTGTCGATCCCCCGGAATTCCCCATTCTCCGGCAAAAACGTGCGCTACTCACGCGCCAGGAACTCCTGCGCTCTGCCAGGGCGATCTTCGCCAGTAGCGGGTTTGAGCATGCACGCATTGAAGATATCGCCTCGAAAGCGGGCAAAACCCGCGGCGCTTTTTACGATAACTTCAAAAGCAAGGAAGACGTCTTTTATGCCATCTTTGAAGAAAACATAGACCGTGACACTGCACACCTCGGTCCATTGCTTCTGAGCTTGCCAGCCGAGAGCCAGCGCATCGAAGCTTTCGCAGAGTTTCTAATTGAGTTAAGTAAAGATCGTGAGCGAATTCTACTTGATCTGGAGTTCAAACTCTACGCCATACGCCATCCCCGGAAACTTAAGCGCCTTGCCGACCTGTATACACGCATGTGCCTGAGCAGCTCCATTCCGGAGATCATGCAACTGCTTCCACAGCTCGGTGGAAACCGTGCCACCTCACAGCAGTCTGATTCCCTTGCCATCGGCAGCCTCATCGATGGCCTGGGTCTCAACCACTTCTTCGATCCGGACGTGATGGATGTAGGAGAACTTGCGCGGTATATGAAACTTTGCCTGCGCAAGATGCTGGAAAAAACTCCTGACACGCCCCCTCATGAGCAGGGCTCCAAACCCGTGCCACGCAAGCGTTCACCGGTAAATAAAGAAATCAAAAAGAAGGGCTGA
- a CDS encoding NHL repeat-containing protein: MQWKIRSAYVHSVATGLAAMACMMLAGCSVKQATPATNYDAPITLQGQVFAARNYMPGATVKIYATQPDGVAANGVYTGAAKLLTTTTSNTTGGWSVTGLSCSSPDQLYVTAEGGTPYPSGQNSTNLANNPNSLMMTAIGDCSILTSAANTTNVTSIVTNEASTVAAVWALRNFISLNGTTVNVTSSATNYGGTSGVGTPSTFAGLAHAFLNANNLSPYKIGNFQQYTNGSDTGTGGGLVPVQELNSLAYAQYLCTIGGDGTTPGDFSYCSTLYQLATPPGGTAPTNSLQAMLNIALYPANNATAILNFTLTPIPLSGQTGSQQINAGVYVPALTAFGTLTNDWSVAIYYLPGYGATATGQGSIYPINVTIDADDNVYFANPNSGTGTAGNVVALNSAGQSLWTSATDTTALVDPRGIAADASGNVWVVNGTSTASTGFVQQINAASGATVQQFPSTSVSLYGVAVDSLGNVWYSSNTTTGQNLHELLKNGTTYSEASFAVPPSSPAQTLLQIRPDSNNNIWVAGYNSTTAQAAYFPNTGTATAPAYATGLKFSPLTGSAGYGITTDASGNAYSVTNGTGSGIFKTTVTGSGAAATLKAANVAANPAAASRYLDIDGAGSIWYPDASTGTNLYQYIPATGTTNAYYPCYNAGTTTGTGTATSTVQTCTTGVSTRLDLAVDSTGSIWVASYGNSGGGRMTQIIGLAAPTVPLKALGKPGMMP, encoded by the coding sequence ATGCAATGGAAGATCCGCTCGGCATATGTTCATTCGGTAGCTACGGGGCTGGCTGCCATGGCCTGCATGATGCTCGCCGGGTGTAGCGTCAAACAGGCAACGCCAGCCACGAACTATGACGCGCCCATCACGCTGCAGGGACAGGTCTTTGCTGCTCGCAACTACATGCCTGGCGCGACGGTGAAGATCTATGCGACGCAGCCTGATGGGGTTGCAGCCAACGGTGTCTACACGGGCGCGGCTAAGCTGCTGACAACCACGACGTCAAATACGACGGGAGGCTGGAGCGTGACGGGCCTGAGTTGCTCCAGCCCGGACCAGCTCTATGTGACGGCAGAGGGCGGTACTCCATACCCCTCCGGCCAGAACTCCACCAACCTAGCCAACAATCCAAACTCGTTGATGATGACGGCGATTGGAGACTGTTCGATCCTCACTTCGGCAGCGAATACCACCAACGTTACGTCGATCGTGACCAATGAGGCGTCGACCGTGGCGGCAGTCTGGGCGTTGCGGAACTTCATCAGCCTGAACGGCACTACCGTAAATGTGACCAGCTCGGCAACCAACTATGGCGGCACAAGCGGCGTAGGCACGCCATCTACCTTTGCCGGACTGGCGCACGCTTTTCTCAACGCGAATAATCTGTCGCCTTACAAGATCGGCAACTTCCAGCAGTACACCAACGGCAGCGATACAGGGACTGGCGGCGGCCTGGTACCGGTGCAGGAGCTGAACTCGCTGGCCTATGCGCAGTATCTATGCACCATCGGTGGTGACGGGACTACTCCAGGAGATTTCAGCTACTGCTCCACGCTGTATCAGCTGGCCACGCCTCCGGGTGGAACGGCGCCTACCAACTCGCTGCAGGCGATGTTGAACATCGCTCTTTATCCTGCGAACAACGCAACCGCGATCCTGAACTTTACGCTGACACCGATCCCACTCTCGGGGCAGACCGGATCGCAGCAGATCAATGCAGGCGTCTACGTTCCAGCCCTTACCGCCTTTGGTACTTTGACCAACGACTGGAGCGTGGCAATCTACTATCTTCCAGGTTATGGCGCGACCGCTACGGGACAGGGCTCAATCTATCCCATCAACGTAACCATCGATGCCGATGACAATGTGTACTTTGCCAACCCGAACTCCGGTACCGGCACTGCGGGCAACGTTGTTGCGCTCAATAGCGCTGGGCAGAGCCTGTGGACCTCGGCCACGGATACCACTGCGCTGGTTGATCCACGCGGCATTGCTGCCGACGCCTCCGGAAATGTCTGGGTGGTCAATGGAACCAGCACCGCTTCAACGGGTTTCGTGCAGCAGATCAATGCGGCTTCGGGTGCTACTGTCCAACAGTTTCCCTCGACCTCTGTCTCCCTGTATGGTGTTGCGGTCGATTCGCTGGGGAATGTCTGGTATAGCTCCAATACGACGACGGGACAGAACCTGCATGAGTTGCTGAAGAATGGAACGACATACTCCGAGGCGTCCTTCGCCGTTCCTCCTTCTTCACCGGCGCAGACATTGCTGCAGATACGTCCGGACAGCAATAACAACATCTGGGTTGCGGGCTATAACTCAACAACGGCGCAGGCTGCTTACTTCCCCAATACAGGAACGGCTACTGCTCCTGCCTATGCCACAGGCCTGAAGTTCTCTCCGTTGACTGGTAGTGCAGGGTATGGCATTACGACCGATGCGAGCGGCAACGCGTACTCTGTAACGAACGGAACCGGCAGCGGGATCTTCAAGACAACTGTCACCGGCAGCGGGGCAGCGGCCACTCTGAAGGCTGCCAATGTGGCCGCGAATCCAGCCGCGGCTTCACGTTATCTCGACATCGACGGTGCGGGTTCTATCTGGTATCCCGATGCCTCTACAGGCACCAACTTGTATCAATACATTCCAGCCACCGGTACGACCAATGCCTACTATCCCTGCTACAACGCCGGGACCACCACCGGCACCGGGACTGCCACGAGCACCGTTCAGACTTGCACCACGGGAGTAAGCACCAGGCTGGACCTGGCTGTCGATTCCACAGGTTCTATCTGGGTCGCCAGCTATGGGAACTCCGGCGGTGGACGTATGACACAGATCATCGGCTTGGCAGCTCCAACAGTGCCGCTGAAGGCGCTGGGTAAGCCGGGCATGATGCCGTAA
- a CDS encoding glycerol-3-phosphate responsive antiterminator: MSTTCILEAPSEIFPDRTKQTTAVSSDRAHWDRLIGCSRIIAAVRKEEKLVYALDSPVEVVYLLYGNPLNLRRTIETVRKHGKLPLVNVDLVQGLSRDASAVEYLAQCGAAGVISTNQETLRATRANGLISVLRTFTIDTSAVEAGRRFLSNFQPDAVEMLPAIAAPLVVDKLRAIHPAIRIIAGGLVQDLQMVVRLIDAGIDAVSIGDPGLWVI, from the coding sequence ATGAGCACAACTTGCATACTAGAAGCACCGAGCGAGATCTTCCCCGATCGGACGAAACAGACTACCGCTGTAAGCAGTGACCGGGCACACTGGGATCGCCTGATAGGGTGCTCTCGTATTATTGCCGCAGTCCGCAAGGAGGAGAAGCTGGTCTATGCACTGGATTCTCCTGTGGAGGTGGTCTACCTGCTCTACGGGAACCCCTTGAACCTGCGCCGCACGATTGAAACGGTCCGAAAGCACGGCAAACTGCCGTTGGTAAATGTTGATCTGGTCCAGGGCCTATCGCGTGATGCTTCTGCCGTCGAATATCTTGCGCAGTGCGGTGCCGCCGGCGTCATCTCCACCAATCAGGAGACACTACGTGCCACACGCGCGAACGGACTCATCTCCGTACTGCGGACTTTTACCATCGATACTTCAGCGGTCGAAGCAGGCCGGCGATTTCTCAGCAACTTTCAGCCCGATGCCGTGGAGATGTTGCCTGCCATTGCGGCTCCCCTGGTAGTGGACAAATTGCGCGCCATCCATCCAGCGATCCGTATTATTGCCGGAGGACTGGTGCAGGATCTGCAAATGGTAGTGCGGTTGATCGATGCAGGCATCGATGCTGTATCGATTGGCGACCCCGGTTTATGGGTGATTTAG
- a CDS encoding winged helix-turn-helix domain-containing protein has product MPDSPITSRFMSSQPIHFADTASSVADDIESGLREDPRWTLALRVAESPYFAKSPLLSQFLLFVCERTLEGRTDDLTEQNIGVVVFRRRPGYRTSEDNIVRTYVRHLRQRLDRYFEDHAADEPLLIVIPRGGYCAVFEERQKESLEEVIPLGAGGGDITVTPSKERPLLAISSPEPEISTPQAPRRRFQWVITLGLIALFGTLIAFFLFRENLLQASVAHPIWAQLFSENASTYVVTTDSGLGVLQDVSGKYATLNQYIDGSYFSQFEKVDSPESLKLQRLSRERLTSVPDVNTVAGILTLPEARQKRVILRNARTLRLDDLKQSNLILLGSIYGDPWISLFEPRMNFRFDYHATSDTYESVIVNKKPLSGEPAVYRNSSTAAPYSTYAVVAFLPNLNGTGWVLIVEGLTVAGTEAASEFLFHGSMGTFLKTVPRDKHGIRPFEVVLKTTNLDSESSPAEVVAKRIY; this is encoded by the coding sequence GTGCCGGACAGTCCCATTACCTCGCGGTTCATGAGCTCACAGCCGATACATTTTGCGGACACGGCGTCATCTGTCGCAGATGATATCGAGTCAGGTCTCAGGGAAGACCCCCGCTGGACGCTCGCGCTGCGAGTCGCGGAGAGTCCGTACTTTGCCAAGTCTCCTTTGCTCTCCCAATTCCTGTTATTTGTCTGTGAGCGCACGCTGGAGGGCCGTACCGACGATCTGACAGAACAGAACATCGGTGTCGTTGTCTTTCGTCGCCGTCCCGGCTATCGGACCAGCGAAGACAATATTGTCCGCACCTACGTCAGGCACCTCCGGCAGCGGCTCGATCGCTACTTTGAAGATCATGCAGCGGATGAACCGCTGCTGATCGTCATTCCACGCGGTGGATACTGCGCGGTCTTTGAGGAGCGTCAGAAAGAGAGCCTGGAAGAGGTCATTCCACTTGGCGCAGGGGGTGGAGACATCACTGTTACCCCGTCAAAGGAGCGTCCGCTCCTGGCAATCTCTTCTCCTGAGCCAGAGATATCGACTCCTCAGGCTCCCCGGCGCAGATTTCAGTGGGTCATAACCCTTGGACTGATTGCTCTCTTTGGCACCCTTATTGCTTTCTTTCTTTTCAGGGAAAATCTGCTGCAGGCTTCAGTCGCCCATCCGATATGGGCCCAGCTATTTTCTGAGAATGCAAGTACGTACGTCGTCACGACGGACAGTGGGCTGGGAGTTCTACAGGATGTCAGTGGTAAGTATGCGACGCTCAACCAGTACATCGACGGAAGTTATTTCTCACAGTTTGAGAAAGTCGATAGCCCTGAAAGCCTCAAGCTACAGCGGTTGAGCCGTGAACGACTCACCAGCGTCCCCGACGTAAATACCGTCGCAGGCATTCTTACCCTTCCAGAGGCGAGGCAGAAGCGGGTTATTCTGAGAAATGCCAGAACCTTGCGCCTGGATGACCTGAAGCAGTCGAACCTTATCCTGCTTGGTTCTATCTATGGAGATCCCTGGATATCGCTCTTCGAACCCAGAATGAACTTCCGGTTCGATTATCACGCGACCAGCGATACCTATGAGTCGGTCATCGTTAACAAGAAGCCACTTTCGGGAGAGCCGGCCGTCTACCGCAACAGCAGCACGGCTGCCCCTTACTCTACTTATGCCGTTGTCGCCTTTCTCCCCAATTTGAATGGTACGGGCTGGGTATTGATCGTCGAAGGTCTAACGGTGGCTGGAACCGAGGCTGCTTCGGAGTTCCTGTTTCATGGCAGCATGGGAACCTTTTTGAAGACTGTGCCGCGTGATAAACATGGAATCAGACCTTTTGAGGTTGTGCTGAAGACTACGAACCTTGATTCGGAATCGTCTCCTGCCGAGGTCGTGGCGAAGCGCATCTACTAA